In Setaria italica strain Yugu1 chromosome I, Setaria_italica_v2.0, whole genome shotgun sequence, the genomic window TGTTTCTATTCGATATTCAGTATCGAGACATGCGCACAAAAAGTATAGCCTTCCACTCCATAAAATTGTGGCTGCATCACTGGCGACTGGTGAAATGGAAATGATTAGCATTAGTTCTTGAACCATGGCACCTTTCCTTTTTAGGATATCCTTTGCCAGTTATGAAACGCTTCAAGGTGGCTGGTACAGAGGGTTTATTTCAATGTAAAGAATTGCAATAATTACAGGCTGAAACTCCATTACAGGCACTCATTTTATATTTTAATTGTCAAGTTAGTTTTTTTTACTGAATGTGCATGATTTGGGATTGTATAATGGTGAATATGTTCCAGTGTGTCTTATACTTGTGTGCATCTGTAATAATGAAACTCCATGGTCTGATCTGTTATTCTGTGAAAAAGGATTTCTGTGTGCAGTTTAATGTTTTGCCCTTTTCTACACACACTatgacagttttttttttcactttgccCATAGTTTAATTAGCAATCTATTTGATCTGCAATTTTAGGCTGGAGAGAAACGGAAAGAGGCGGAGATGATAGAGCTTGAAGGATCGTTGGGCAAGAGTAATGCTGTTAATCAGGAACTAGTTGCTTTGGAGAGAGAGCTGTCAACACACCGGAGAACTGGTTCTATTGACTCATTTGGGCTCTACTTGTATGGCCTTGTTCTACgtgataaaggatgtgaaggTCTTGCTAGAACGACTTTGGTAGAGTCTGTCAACAGCTACCCTTGGAACTGGAGTGCTTGGTCAGAGTTACAAGCTTTATGCACCAGCAGCGACATTCTAAATAACTTAAATCTGAAGAATCACTGGATGAAAGACCTCTTTCTTGCCAGTACATATCTGGAACTAAAgatgcatgaagaagctctGAAAAGATATGAGCGTTTGATGGGGATCTTCCGCTGCAGTGGCTACATTCAGGCTCAAATTGCAACAGTGCAGTACAGTATGAGGGACCTGGATGAAGCTGAGATGATTTTTGAAGAACTGCTCAGGACTGATCCTTTCCGTGTAGATTCTATGGATATTTACTCAAATTTACTATATGCAAAAGAAAGCTTGACTGCTTTGAGTTTCCTTGCACACAGAGTATTTTTGACAGATAAATACCGCCCAGAATCTTGCTGCATAATTGCAAATTACTATAGTCTGAAGGGCCAGCATGAGAAATCAGTTTTGTACTTTCAAAGGGCACTAAAGCTTAATCGAAAGTATCTCTCAGCTTGGACCCTTATGGGACATGAGTACGTTGAGCTGAAAAATACTCCTGCTGCCATTGATGCCTACAGAAGAGCTGTTGATATTAATCCTAGAGATTTCCGTGCTTGGTATGGCCTTGGTCAAATCTATGAGATGATGGGGATGCCATTTTATGCACTTTATTACTTCCGGAAATCATCATATCTGCAACCCAATGATGCTCGTCTCTGGATTGCAATGGCTCAGTGTTATGAAAGTGATCCACTTCAAATGATTGAAGAAGCCATCAAGTGCTATGAGAGGGCTGCAAATAGCAATGACACTGAAGGAATAGCACTTCACCAACTAGCAAAGTTACACAACTTGCTGGGGCATTCTGAGGAAGCTGCATTCTACTACAAGAAGGATTTAGAGAGAATGGAGGTTGAGGAAAGGCAAGGCCAGAATTTTGTTGAAGCTCTGCTTTTCCTTGCTAAGCATTACAAGAGCATAGGCAGTTTCGAGGAAGCAGAGCACTATTGTACAAGGCTCTTGGACTACACTGGTCCTGTAAGTTCTCTGTGCACATTATTTCCCTTAGAAAGAGTGAAAGATGAAATGAACATGAAAAGCCAAATATTGACTCAAATGTTTGCTAGTGAGTTAATGGATCGTGTAATATTCCACAGTCCAAACTAACATGAGACTAGTTTTTTTGAGCAACACAAATTTACTCAAATCACATGTAGTAATATAGGGTTTACAAGTGAAACAAAGGCATCTCATGATTATGTTGACTGATCATTGATCTCTGCTTGCATTGATTCCCATGATTCTGATTTACCGGTTACCACTGCCTTCATATGCTGATACACATTCAATATGTGCAGGAGAAGGAGACTGCTAAAAATATGTTACAAGGGATAAAAAGGTTACAATCGGGGTTTCCGTCAATGGATATTGATCATTTTGCACTGTAAACTGTAAAGTCCACCTGCAGATTATTTATTTTGTTGGGAAATCTGGACAAGCAGTGTAACTGGACAGGACAATACATGCTGGCTTTCATGCAAACAGCTGCCAGAGAAGACTGCTCATGAACTAGGGGAGCTGGTCAGTACTCACCCGATTCAAAGAGTGAAGCAAACACTAGTGAGGGCCGCCCATCTGATGAAACTAGTGCCATTGCATAACTCGATCAGGAATTACTTCCAATCTCCCTTCACAGAGTGATGCTTAGTGTTTGTATCCTTGCTATGCGACTCCATACTTCTGGAGATGAGGATCTTGTGCGCATGATGCTTGCTTCTATTTGCTGGAGCCTGGCAACAAGGAGAACCAGGCGCCTGCATGGAGCGAAGATGAGCGTCATTGGAATGATCCAGATCCCTAATGCGAATATCAGCATATCTCCCGCCTGGTTCCTGTGAGGCTTCTAAATTTCTCTGGATTTGGTCTTCTTCACCAGACAGCTCTGGTCTGTGTTCCCCCCATGGTTGCTTGCATATATAAGCTTCTCTAGAAGACTTGCCTTGCCTTGTCTGCAACCTGCGTGCTAAATTATTGCTTATCAAATTATCATAACAGTAGTCGCTGCTGACATTTTGCGAAATTAAGAATTGTTTTTTAAAGAAAATGTAGACTGTAGGACAACTGTGTAGTACTCTGCGTTTCTGCTTGGGTGCCCACATGATGTAACCATTGGAATAAAGTAAATTCCTTGCGATGATGCATGATGAGAGTTTATATTTTAGTCTATAACATAATCTACTTGTGGAATCTGCACCGTGCTGTTGGTTTCTTCTCCATTATCGAAAAGAGAGGATAGATGCTTCCACTGTAGTACTTTGCAAGGTTGTTTCTGATTACTGTTGAGTTGTTACATTCCTTAGCCTGCACTCTTGTTTGGTCCAGACCCTGGAAGACGTACCATGCAACAACCCCAGGCGTTGGATTTTGGAGGCTTGGGGTTGTGGTCTATCTGTGGACTGTGGAGTTGCTGCCTGGCCCAGGGCTACACCAAACGGCCCGAGTCTTAATCAGTAATCACGGCGATCCGAGCGGCGCGCAAGTTGTTCCTTTATCCCTTTTTTCAACCAAACAATCGAACTGTGCTCGTTTTAATCACTGCGAGGTGCGATCCGATCGGGTCGGTTCGCATTGTTCCTTTTGCCCTTTTGCGGTTGTTGGTGTATTATTGAACTGCCGCATCTTCTCCTTTCCTGTTCGAAGATGCTGTAGCGTCCGATCAG contains:
- the LOC101783408 gene encoding anaphase-promoting complex subunit 8, with amino-acid sequence MVSAKETYRAELRAAARQLGERCLYSAAKWAAELLVGVEPDAAPAPSAAMDSPSSSSAASAGRLLHLHRSGGSSFRHRPRPGGGPSSEAGTPLGGVSYVSTPIPDDDAFDSGGDKYLLAKTYFDCREYRRAAHVLQNQVGRKAVFLRCYALYMAGEKRKEAEMIELEGSLGKSNAVNQELVALERELSTHRRTGSIDSFGLYLYGLVLRDKGCEGLARTTLVESVNSYPWNWSAWSELQALCTSSDILNNLNLKNHWMKDLFLASTYLELKMHEEALKRYERLMGIFRCSGYIQAQIATVQYSMRDLDEAEMIFEELLRTDPFRVDSMDIYSNLLYAKESLTALSFLAHRVFLTDKYRPESCCIIANYYSLKGQHEKSVLYFQRALKLNRKYLSAWTLMGHEYVELKNTPAAIDAYRRAVDINPRDFRAWYGLGQIYEMMGMPFYALYYFRKSSYLQPNDARLWIAMAQCYESDPLQMIEEAIKCYERAANSNDTEGIALHQLAKLHNLLGHSEEAAFYYKKDLERMEVEERQGQNFVEALLFLAKHYKSIGSFEEAEHYCTRLLDYTGPEKETAKNMLQGIKRLQSGFPSMDIDHFAL